Proteins encoded in a region of the Nocardia asteroides genome:
- the pta gene encoding phosphate acetyltransferase, with protein MADNAPSAVYIASPEGDTGKSTVALGVLQMLCATTARVGVFRPITRSTTEPDYILELLLEHSTADIDYAQAIGTTYEQVHADPDAAISEIVMRFHEVAKMCDAVVVVGSDYTDVASPSELRFNARIAVNLGAPVLLVVRGADRTPAEVKQLAELCAAELSHEHAQLVAIIANRCDPERLEEVCAALRDFGVPSWTLPEVPLLIAPTMAELCTAVGGEMYSGDPELLHREALKVMVGGMTAEHILERLVEGVVVIAPGDRSDVLLSVVNAHEAEGFPSLSGIIMNGGLLPHPAVARLMTGLKPKLPILTTDLGTYDTAGAAYRTRGRMSAGNPRKVDTALALMEQRVDAAELLRRIDVPPSSVVTPQMFEYQLIERARADRKRIVLPEGDDDRILRAAGRVLQRKIADLVILGDETAVRARAAELGVDISAAEVLDPRSSGYLDEFAAEYAELRKHKGMTLERARETVADISYFGTMMVYKGIADGMVSGAAHTTAHTIRPSLEIIKTVPGVSTVSSVFLMCLADRVLAYGDCAVVPDPSAQQLADIAISSAATAGRFGIEPRVAMLSYSTGESGSGADVDKVRVATKLVRERAAELPVEGPIQYDAAIEPTVADTKLPDSEVAGRATVFVFPDLNTGNNTYKAVQRSAGAIAIGPVLQGLRKPVNDLSRGALVADIVNTVAITAIQAQDS; from the coding sequence GCGCGACGACCGCGCGGGTCGGGGTGTTCCGTCCGATCACGCGCTCGACCACCGAGCCCGACTACATTCTCGAGCTGCTGCTCGAGCACAGTACGGCCGACATCGACTACGCGCAGGCGATCGGCACCACCTACGAGCAGGTGCACGCCGACCCGGACGCCGCGATCAGCGAGATCGTCATGCGCTTCCACGAGGTCGCGAAGATGTGCGACGCGGTGGTCGTGGTCGGCAGCGACTACACCGACGTGGCCAGCCCCAGCGAACTGCGCTTCAACGCCAGGATCGCGGTCAATCTGGGTGCACCGGTGCTGCTGGTGGTGCGCGGCGCGGACCGCACCCCGGCCGAGGTGAAGCAGCTGGCCGAGCTGTGCGCGGCCGAGCTGTCGCACGAGCACGCGCAGCTGGTCGCCATCATCGCCAATCGCTGCGACCCGGAGCGACTGGAGGAGGTGTGCGCGGCGCTGCGCGATTTCGGCGTCCCGTCGTGGACGCTGCCCGAGGTCCCGCTGCTGATCGCGCCCACCATGGCCGAGCTGTGCACGGCCGTCGGCGGCGAGATGTACAGCGGCGATCCGGAGTTGCTGCACCGCGAGGCGCTGAAAGTCATGGTCGGCGGCATGACGGCCGAGCACATCCTGGAGCGGCTGGTCGAGGGCGTCGTCGTGATCGCCCCTGGCGACCGCTCGGATGTGCTGCTCAGCGTCGTCAACGCGCATGAGGCCGAGGGCTTTCCGTCATTGTCGGGCATCATCATGAACGGCGGCCTGCTGCCGCATCCCGCGGTGGCGCGACTGATGACCGGCCTCAAGCCCAAGCTGCCGATCCTCACCACCGATCTCGGCACCTACGACACGGCGGGCGCGGCGTACCGCACCCGTGGTCGCATGTCCGCGGGCAACCCGCGCAAGGTCGACACGGCCCTCGCGCTGATGGAACAGCGCGTGGACGCCGCGGAGCTGTTGCGGCGCATCGACGTTCCGCCCAGCTCGGTGGTGACGCCGCAGATGTTCGAGTACCAGCTCATCGAGCGCGCGCGGGCCGATCGCAAGCGCATCGTGCTGCCGGAGGGCGACGACGACCGCATCCTGCGTGCGGCGGGCCGGGTGCTCCAGCGCAAGATCGCCGACCTGGTCATCCTCGGCGACGAGACCGCCGTGCGCGCCCGCGCCGCCGAACTGGGGGTGGACATCTCCGCCGCGGAGGTGCTCGACCCGCGCAGCTCCGGCTACCTGGACGAGTTCGCCGCCGAGTACGCCGAACTGCGCAAACACAAGGGCATGACGCTGGAGCGGGCGCGCGAAACCGTCGCCGACATCTCGTATTTCGGCACCATGATGGTGTACAAGGGGATCGCCGACGGCATGGTCTCGGGTGCGGCGCACACCACGGCGCACACCATCCGGCCGTCGCTCGAGATCATCAAAACGGTGCCGGGGGTCTCCACCGTCTCCAGCGTGTTCCTCATGTGCCTGGCCGACCGGGTCCTCGCGTACGGCGACTGCGCGGTCGTGCCGGACCCCAGCGCTCAGCAACTGGCCGACATCGCGATCTCCTCCGCGGCGACCGCCGGCCGCTTCGGCATCGAACCCAGGGTCGCGATGCTGTCGTACTCGACCGGCGAATCGGGCAGCGGGGCGGATGTGGACAAGGTGCGCGTGGCGACCAAGCTGGTGCGTGAGCGCGCGGCGGAGCTGCCGGTGGAAGGGCCGATCCAATACGACGCCGCGATCGAACCGACTGTCGCCGATACCAAGCTGCCCGATTCCGAAGTCGCCGGGCGCGCGACGGTGTTCGTGTTTCCCGACCTCAATACCGGCAACAACACCTACAAGGCGGTGCAGCGCAGCGCGGGCGCGATCGCGATCGGCCCGGTGCTGCAAGGGCTGCGCAAGCCGGTCAACGATCTGTCCCGCGGCGCGCTGGTGGCCGACATCGTCAACACCGTGGCGATCACCGCCATCCAGGCGCAGGACAGCTGA